A window of Bactrocera dorsalis isolate Fly_Bdor chromosome 4, ASM2337382v1, whole genome shotgun sequence genomic DNA:
TACTCAGAGTTGGGATACACTAACAAATTAAGGGGTTAGTCTAACAGAAGTAAGTTAATACATAATTTGAAATGCTTAAATGGAGAGCATTTACGTTTTTCTTGGACCGGTCGATAGTGAGTTAGGCAGTGCTTTGTAtttgtgaacattttttctACCAGAGAAGCATTGAACACTACTGTAAGTCAGaacttaaaatataaactaaccACCACATGCCATATTTATAGAAACTTTTTAATGCTAACGATTGAATTATGTCATGTcagttaaataaatacattatgatagaaaagaaagaaaaatttttgggGCAATTTAAATAATGCTAtactttttctttatatttcataTCTGTTGCATTAATCGATGGTTTGACAATCACCATGTAGATCGTTGTTTAAAGTTTTAACGAACATCTCAGCAGACTTCAAATTTATGGGATCCGTCCATTAATGTGAAGAAGTACAATACCAAAAGGAATATAAGCTCAATCAAAACTAAACGGTTGGACTACCCGATTTTCATAATTGTTTCGATATTTTCCAGATCGATCTTTATCTTTTGCATCAAATTTATCAGAATAGAATCGACGAAGTGGTATTTACAGTGGTATTTACACAATACAAAACAGCTTCTTAGCTTGCGTTTCGCCGTTATCGAAGAAACCCTATAAACATGTAGTATTTTCTCTTCACTGGTGCCCATGTTTGAAGCATGATCAAACAATACTGAGTCAAGCAATcacattaaaatttctttaaaacgaAATATTACCTTTCTAACGTCATATAGCGTAAATCGATCGCATTTACATAACGCAAGATAGAGTTTACTAAAGTCATCTATTGAAAGAATAATGTACATAGTTCTTATTGCTACATCTTCtatattgttatatatgtatatgcacacaaattatttagtaaaaatatcgGTTCAACATATTATATATCTACGTATAGAtgccaatattaatattttcttccttTAAGTATCGAAACctaaatttctcaaaaacttaTTCATATACAAGTTCCTCTAATTCATACTTGTAAGAATATGAGTGTTCACCCCCATAATTCAATTATACTGTACAAATTAGTGTCGCGACCGTACTTCATGCCTGTCTGCTCGGCAAGTGCGCTACATTCATCAATTAAGTTGCCGCCAACCCAAGAAATTcataatttcattcaaaatgCGTGGGGCTTAtagagaatatatgtatgtataagtatatgctTTCGAAAGCGCCAGGCGGCTATTTTTAGACGAAAGTagacatttaaaataatttttggaaagtaATTAATTCTCATTTCAGAAAAGTTCAACCACAAAAGTTCTTGGCATTTCATTCTTTGTTTTTCGTGCTTGTCAAATAATTTCGGTTTTAGTTTTCAGCACAGCGAACTTTCTTGcctttattgaaaaagaaaatacatgACAACTAAGTGGGAAGTTCCAATTTGTCGTTTCtgcgtatttatttttaataattttatatatttttgtttaaacagaGAAGAAGTAGACACACTTGTTAtgtcttgtatgtatgtacattctcgaaaaaaaatcatttttgagtCGTGcgacaaattaattaattgtagaTATTATTCATCAACGAAAAGTAGTTTTCTCACaaattatagtaattttttcatgtttacTTCTTTCTACTCATTTGCTTATTGATTTTGGTAATGGAATATTAATTTAGAGGAAAGCAGACCCTTACATTACATCCATGTGAAATTACGTTGTCAACAGCAGTACTTAAGAATAGTAAATTAGCATATTGGACGTACATTGCAACCAGAAGGTAGACGAAGAacaagaagagaaaaaaaaaattaaaataaagtacaaATATGTGAGGCAACAAATGTTTGTtcgcatgtaaatatatacatatatcgcatgtacgctatacatatatgtacattatatactcaatatatttatataggtatatgtatatacatacatatataatagggCAAACGTTGCTTTAATGAGTATTCGTACGTTTGCTCTGACCTTTGAGTTCTTATTCGAAATTTATGCAGATGGCCGCTAAAGCctgaaaattctgaaatttataAATCCCATCAAAGATTGTGTAAATTGtagaaatatttacaatatattaatatattcattTCTTATATATGTAGGTTGGCAACCAGAGTTTTGATATATCTTACTGTGGAATTCCTGGATTCCGGATTTCCAAATTTCCCTCCTCATTTAAATGCCCATTCTTTTAAGCAACTGGGAAGCCTTTAAAAGTACTTTTTACTTATAATAGCCTTTTTTTAGATGTCGCGCGAGAGTCGAGTCAGGCTGTCTTGTTAGATTTGTTCAGGCAATACTGAAATCGTCTCAGCATTCACTACTAGAATATATGAGACCGAATAGACCACTTCccgcacgcagtgaagaaaatatagcagccgttgCTGAGAGTGTAATCGAAGACCGTGAATTCGATTCGACGCCATTCGAACTGGCGTGTGGAATGACTTTGTGAATTTTACGTCgagaaattaaattgaaagtgaacaaaatatagcttgtgcaagaactcaagtcgctcgaccttcccaagcgacttCACTTCGCCCCATGGACTCGCGAAATGTTCCAAGAAggtccaacgttttcgagccaaattttgttcagcgatgaggcccatttctggcccAATGGGAATGTAaggaagcaaaattgccgcaggtgagacgaaaagcaacctaaagagattcaacaGCTGTCATTTTAACCACAAAAAACAACGTCGGTCGCACTTTTTCAAAAACGATGCCGGTGAGAATGTattcgtcaatggcgaccgtgcCTCCATTCGCGCCACCACTTctcacatatcgcatcaatccaTTTATTCagagaacatttcggtgagcagatacttccacgttttgggccggtgattggccaccaatatcgtgtgatatcacaccgtaagactttttcctgtggggatatgtgaaGTCTGCggataatcccgcttcgattcaggcctcggagcaaaacatcaccagtgttattcgccagttgccattcgaaatgctcaaacgagtcatcgataATTAGATTTAAaggatggatcatctgaaacgAAGCCGCAgtaaacatttaaaagagatataTTTTTTCCCCGATGTTAGAAAACTATAAAATCTATGAAATATGTTATGACGAGCGTCTGTATATACGAGAGCTTGGCCtgattttttgagatatcggtctgagTTTTTacacacgtctttttctccATTAAATACTGTTTATTTGTTGGTACCGCTGATATCAAACCATTacagcatatggctgccattcaaactgaacgattgggattaaggagttacatgggtttacgggtttcaaaaaatcgattttttctacaacacctttagaatattgccctgaattttcaagttgattccGGTAATGGTTTTGGAGACACAGCCTTGAAGACTTGTGCGGTCGAGACTTGATAGGCTAAATatgccgtctttaaacgcgttttcccgaaactgtatttttgaaatcggctggcaaggtttcTCGAGAACTCGgttcttcatgaaattttacacaggtctttgagatactaTTCTTCCTCCTTATttcaaggattttttttttcgattacaacaatttgaaaaaagtcgcgaaattttcactgaaattttcttttcttttgtaaaaatgtccgccaaaaatccaattttcatttttttttcttcgtccaagttctaaaaaaaggttttatctaaaatacgtatttttcactttagatgatcctgtaaggggTTATCCTGCctacgcgggcgcatcttttttccgaggggtcacaagaaatggcgtcgcaatggccgagttttaaatatttttttttttcgaaaaatttcagaatttctttgttaatagtgtatgttcataacaataaaaattctaacaaaataattcagtttttatataagaaaaaaatttttgaaaaaaaattgtattttatccGAGGAAGCTCATGTAACCCTTTAAGtggttttttggatttttttttcatttggggAGATATTTGGCAATTGTTCAAGACAGGGCTAGAATCTCCAAACAAATcgtttagatcggactactatagcatatggctaccatacaaactgatttaCGAAACTAAAGTCCTTatttaaaaaacgtttttatttgacggtatatcttcacaaaatttggtaaagaTTATTATGCAAAGCTCAGCcacaatcttcgaagaaattgctaAGTTTGGGCGACCATAGCATATAACTGTTATAAAAACTAACCGGTTGAACTCAGATCCGCgtaaggaaaatttttaattagtcaaggtgtcttcacgaaattcggcctTTTAAGGGTGTTATAGATTCGGTGCTGCTttagttaacttttttttcttgttttaataatattagatATACCATAGAATGAAGGTAAGCTCAGGTAAAACAGTTGAAATGAAATCGCTGCGTTCCCACTGATTTcaattttgtatgtaaatttagaattatattttttatacacaaattttatattaaaacgcggacaaattatttttctctttaaaaaaatcctttaaGCATTCTTAAACTGCAAACAgcttaaagcaaattaaaactTGAATACTTTTCGCactgtaatatattttaaaaagctttgacCTCGATAAATCTGATAAGGAAAATTATTAGTCGCATTAAGTTATAAATTTAATGGAATAATAGCATTTTTCCACACACAGCAGAGTTCTCCCCTACTATTTCCTTtaacatatacatttttattgaattacaaataaattctgcGCACACACACAGCGGAAAACACACGCCTTTGCTGCAGTTGCCGCAGTCACGCAAATAAATCTCATTAGTCTCATTGCCAATGTCAGCGTTAAaaactgcaacagcaacaacaatagctggGGGAAGAGCAATACGAGTATTGCAGGTAAGGTCGCGCACCTTGACCAGCAACCaaccaacaccaacagcaatacAGCGAACACTACCAGCCAGCTATCCACCCTTCTCTACACTTTTCGACACTCACCGTATTGTCGTTGCAGCGCGTACACTCACATACAAAATGTTTAgtcattttgagaaaaatgccaCGCGTCGGATTACTCCAGAGAATCTTCGTATACGTGGTGGTTATCTCTGCGCCCTTGGGTATATGACGCGCCGCGCGCACCACCGCTAATTGACCATTATCGAAGTAATGACTCGCATTGGGCGTACACTCGTGATTCATGATCGCCGTTAGCGGGAAGAGGCCACGCACGAGCGTCTCGTGTTCGCCAATGCGACATGGCGCCTCAAAAGCGTTCGTATTCAATACGCCAACAATGCGAAACAGATTGTCCATAAATGATTTATCTGTTGTGGGAAATTTGCGAAAACTCTGCGCCGCTTTGATGATCTCCTGCCGATAGCCGCGATCCGCATTCGCTTGCATGGCGTCGACGAGCGCGCGCTGCTCTGGATTGAGAAAGAATACGCGCACCGCCGTAAGTATGCGTAACGAATAGGGATTCACCAGCGGCGGTCCGGCGCTCTTATCTGTACACATTTCCGCTAATTTACTCAATTCCACGGGCTGCCAGCGCTGGAAGAGCGCGCACTCTTCACGATGTAGCGCGGAATCGGCGCACGCATCACACACGGGCAGCGTACATTTGTGTTTGCAGAGAAAGTCCTTGACGGCGAGCAACTTGTGGCAGCAAACGCAGGTGTTGAGTATGGAGCCCTTGCGCGCCGTGGGACCGACCACAAGTGGACATTCGCGGAATAGTAATTCACCAGCGGCGATGTCGCGCGTTGCGAAAACACCGCGTCCCGCGACATCGGAATGCGCGACGGTCCAATTCGGTTCACTTTCCTGCAAATCACGCAGGTGTATGGCGACAAGGCGCGCCAGCTCTTCGGGAGTGGACATAATGCGGCAAACGCGCACTCACTTCACTATGGAATGTTATTAATTATTAGGCTtattggcacacacacacacgcgcgcacgaGAATAGTTTTTGCTAACGACCTTGCGTATGTTCAAGTTATTAGTGTTGTGGGTATATTGTGGTTAAAACAATTTTGCGGAGCGTCCGCCTTAGGTCCGTACAATGCAAAATGCGAACGCGTACTATGTTGTGTGCGGCAAAGCGCGCCGACCGCAACTAAATAAGTTTACGATCTGCTTTTGTTTTCAGCGCTTGTTGTgttctttgcttttgtttttacttgTGTTTACCACACTATTGTCACCGCAATAATAGTGGAACGCGTGAAAGCGAACGAGTCGCCACGCGTTGGGCAGGCGCGCGCTGAACGCGAAATGTTATGAATTTTGTCGCACCGCCACGAATGCCGTGCCATGCGATTATGCGTAAAAATACCAAAGCACTGTGTCGTCAAAAGACAACTgtttgtgcacacacacacgcttgtGTGTAGAGGAGTGGCGAAGAGACTTCAGCAATGCACGACTTGCCGCCAGACGCCAGCACATGGAGCAGCTGTCACTGTTGTTTGTTGCCTGCTATTGCTGCGCCATGTGCAACGTTTCGTTGACATCGTTATACTGTTGCCACTTTGCATCTATGTGACACCGTTGGCCAGCGCCACATGCAGGCGCTTCGCTAGTGGACAACGCCAACAGCGGACGCAGCCAATATGGACGTCGGCGCCAACGACAGCCTTGTGCGCAGCAATTGCAGCGCAACGCTTAGCGTCATACGTCATCAATGCGGCATTTTGCCTATAAATTGTAAATGTAGCCCTCAACGTAGTTCGGCATATGCAGGTTCGTGTCTCCACTAAGTTGTGCGCGCAACAGCTGCGAACGTACACACATGCACTTATTTATTATTcgtgtgttttgttttgctatttgCTTCTGCTCAAGCAATATGCACTTTGTTCGCTTTTATATGCTTTTGCGACTTGACTCGTAATTTTCCATTTTGTCTCATTCGCTTTgctgcatacacacatacatattgtatatcaaCATGAGCAtgcttgttgctgtttttgAACTTTTAGCGCACTTTTGCCGGCTATGAAATATAATACAAGTTTATGCCAGTTGTTGTGGGTGGTCTTTGAAAGGGCGCGCGTTGCCGGCTGCGACACTTTACATCAATTACTGTTAGCTGTGTGTGTGGCGCTCGATATTTTGTGgttagaatttcaaaatttttaagtgaCATATGGAACTCATTAATTGTCTCATTGACATGCTCTGACATGAGTATTTATGcggaaaaatattgaagaaatggAAAGACATCCAATTGATAACTAACTTCTGATTGTTCAAATATctcatatatttgtttttgttacggattgatttatatttatataaataatatgtaatatcTTCGAAAATGTTCATTACTAAGTATACTTGAGAAGACTGATTTTAATCTAGCGAAAGTCGCCGCAGGTTTACCCAAAACAATGGACAAAATATAGCAAATGAGAATGGCACACCCAATACTCCCAATTGTTGAAGTCTATATCTTATAGACTACCAACTCTTTTAGTTGCCacttttatgccaaatttcatttctgATAGAACACATGATCAATCTTAACTTATGCGGCgtatatttt
This region includes:
- the LOC105228834 gene encoding SET domain-containing protein SmydA-8 isoform X1, with protein sequence MSTPEELARLVAIHLRDLQESEPNWTVAHSDVAGRGVFATRDIAAGELLFRECPLVVGPTARKGSILNTCVCCHKLLAVKDFLCKHKCTLPVCDACADSALHREECALFQRWQPVELSKLAEMCTDKSAGPPLVNPYSLRILTAVRVFFLNPEQRALVDAMQANADRGYRQEIIKAAQSFRKFPTTDKSFMDNLFRIVGVLNTNAFEAPCRIGEHETLVRGLFPLTAIMNHECTPNASHYFDNGQLAVVRAARHIPKGAEITTTYTKILWSNPTRGIFLKMTKHFVCECTRCNDNTENGTYLSALFCREQGCKGIVIPEHTKTLQPDWRCVTCDTVAPHAKMSRYQDFALNTINNRINTSTVHDLITFINDMCPRFCPPSNYVLVEAKLNVIWRMQRFKGDFTEEEVRHRDRYREEILEILEKLGAGDCTLKKLITNEIP